In a single window of the Leisingera daeponensis DSM 23529 genome:
- a CDS encoding peptidoglycan D,D-transpeptidase FtsI family protein, giving the protein MIRTPLRPLARVLHARATGANPDAIERENLSLRHQEMQVQARQRAEGRLLVLGLFFVCAFGAIIARMAMTAVSEPAEPVASVPGSAIAMQRADIVDREGRLLATNFETHSLYAQPPQMIDPIGAAEKLVEIFPDLDRERLIKDFTGKRKFLWVKKKISPEQLQAVHDIGDPGLMFGPREMRLYPNGSLAAHVLGGAGFGKEGVNAAEVIGVAGVERQFDDYLRDPANAGKPLQLSLDLTVQAAAEQVLYGGMKLMNAKGATSILMDAHTGEVISVVSFPDFDPNDRPRPPTSGFDPSDSPLFNRAVQGVYELGSTFKIFTAAQAMDLGLVGADTVIDTRGPLRWGRFAIRDFRNYGNEMSVTKIIVKSSNIGTARLAQQIGVERQKSFLQTMGMLDPTPFEISEAAGGKPLLPANWSELSAMTISYGHGISTTPMHLAAGYAAVANGGRYVAPTILKRNGPQLGQRVMSEASAAAARKMLRKVVSEGTASFAEVEGYQVGGKTGTADKPKPRGGYYEDKVIATFASIFPAHDPKYVLIVTLDEPSIIAHGEERRTAGWTAAPVAAEMIGRIAPLVGLRPQVEPAEVTGITLTSN; this is encoded by the coding sequence ATGATCCGCACACCGCTCCGCCCGCTGGCCCGTGTCCTTCATGCCCGCGCAACCGGCGCCAACCCGGACGCGATCGAACGCGAAAACCTTAGCCTGCGCCATCAGGAGATGCAGGTGCAGGCCCGCCAGCGCGCCGAGGGGCGGCTCTTAGTGCTGGGGCTGTTCTTTGTCTGTGCCTTCGGGGCGATCATTGCCCGCATGGCGATGACGGCAGTGTCGGAACCGGCAGAGCCCGTGGCCAGCGTGCCGGGCAGCGCCATCGCCATGCAGCGCGCCGATATCGTCGACCGCGAAGGGCGCCTGCTGGCCACCAATTTCGAAACCCATTCCCTTTATGCCCAGCCGCCGCAGATGATCGACCCCATCGGGGCGGCGGAAAAGCTGGTGGAAATCTTCCCCGACCTCGACCGCGAGCGGCTGATCAAGGATTTCACCGGCAAGCGCAAGTTCCTGTGGGTAAAGAAGAAAATCAGCCCCGAACAGCTTCAGGCGGTGCATGACATCGGCGATCCCGGCCTGATGTTCGGCCCGCGTGAGATGCGGCTTTACCCGAACGGCAGCCTGGCCGCGCATGTGCTGGGCGGCGCCGGTTTCGGCAAGGAGGGTGTGAACGCCGCCGAGGTGATCGGCGTTGCCGGTGTCGAACGCCAGTTTGACGACTACCTGCGCGACCCGGCCAACGCGGGCAAGCCGCTGCAGCTGTCGCTGGACCTCACCGTGCAGGCGGCCGCCGAGCAGGTGCTTTACGGCGGCATGAAGCTGATGAACGCCAAGGGGGCCACCTCGATCCTGATGGATGCCCATACCGGCGAGGTGATCTCGGTGGTCTCCTTCCCGGACTTCGATCCCAACGACCGTCCGCGCCCGCCGACCTCCGGTTTCGATCCCTCTGACAGCCCGCTGTTCAACCGCGCGGTGCAGGGCGTGTATGAGCTTGGCTCCACCTTCAAGATATTCACCGCCGCGCAGGCGATGGATCTGGGGCTGGTGGGCGCCGACACGGTGATCGACACCCGCGGGCCGCTGCGCTGGGGCCGCTTCGCGATCCGCGATTTCCGCAACTACGGCAACGAGATGTCGGTGACCAAGATCATCGTCAAATCGTCCAACATCGGCACCGCGCGGCTGGCGCAGCAGATCGGGGTGGAACGGCAGAAGAGCTTCCTCCAGACGATGGGCATGCTGGACCCGACCCCGTTTGAAATCTCCGAAGCAGCAGGCGGAAAACCCCTCCTGCCGGCCAACTGGTCGGAGCTGTCGGCGATGACCATTTCCTACGGCCACGGCATCTCCACCACGCCGATGCACCTGGCCGCGGGCTATGCCGCTGTGGCCAACGGCGGCCGCTATGTGGCGCCGACGATTCTGAAGCGGAACGGCCCGCAGCTGGGCCAGCGCGTGATGAGCGAGGCTTCCGCCGCCGCCGCGCGCAAGATGTTGCGCAAGGTGGTCAGCGAAGGCACCGCATCTTTTGCCGAGGTCGAGGGCTATCAGGTGGGCGGCAAAACCGGCACCGCCGACAAGCCCAAACCCCGCGGCGGCTATTACGAGGACAAGGTGATTGCCACTTTTGCCTCTATTTTCCCGGCACATGACCCGAAATACGTGCTGATCGTGACGCTGGACGAACCCTCCATCATCGCCCACGGCGAGGAGCGCCGCACCGCCGGCTGGACCGCGGCGCCGGTGGCCGCAGAGATGATCGGCCGCATCGCGCCGCTGGTGGGGCTGCGTCCGCAAGTTGAACCCGCAGAGGTGACTGGTATAACCCTCACCTCGAACTAA
- a CDS encoding UDP-N-acetylmuramoyl-L-alanyl-D-glutamate--2,6-diaminopimelate ligase, producing the protein MSSSRPEQPLSQLGLTARGGADPQIRGLAVDSRDVREGYLFAALPGSQVHGAKFIPAALEKGASAILTDAAGAGIAAKVLDESHAALVVVEDPRQTLAYAAALWFGGQPQTVVAVTGTNGKTSVATFVRQIWTELGHEAVNMGTTGIEGAWSYPLAHTTPEPITLHRALAAAAEAGVTHAAMEASSHGLDQRRLDGVQLAAAGFTNFTQDHLDYHETFEAYFAAKAGLFRRVLPDEGVAVINMNDPRGAEMRAVAAARGQEVISVGRGLGDLSLLGLRYDGTGQDMRFAWHDKPYQVRLNLIGGFQAENVLLACGLAIAGGEDPERVFETLPHLTTVRGRMQLAAERDNGSAVFVDYAHTPDAVASAIKALRPHVLGRLIAIVGAGGDRDTSKRPLMGQAAHENADVVIVTDDNPRSEDPAAIRAAVKGGAPGCIEIGDRAEAILRGADMLGPGDALIICGKGHETGQTVGDTVLPFNDVEQASIAVAALDGRMA; encoded by the coding sequence ATGAGCAGCAGCAGACCAGAACAGCCTCTCAGCCAATTGGGGCTGACCGCCCGCGGCGGCGCCGACCCGCAGATCCGCGGCCTGGCGGTGGACAGCCGCGATGTGCGCGAGGGGTACCTTTTCGCGGCCCTTCCGGGCAGCCAGGTGCATGGCGCCAAATTCATCCCCGCCGCGCTGGAAAAGGGCGCCTCTGCGATCCTGACCGACGCCGCGGGCGCAGGCATCGCCGCCAAGGTGCTGGACGAAAGCCACGCCGCCCTGGTGGTGGTCGAGGATCCGCGCCAGACGCTGGCCTATGCCGCCGCCCTGTGGTTCGGCGGCCAGCCGCAGACCGTGGTGGCGGTGACCGGCACCAACGGCAAGACCTCGGTCGCGACCTTCGTGCGCCAGATCTGGACCGAGCTGGGCCATGAGGCCGTCAACATGGGCACCACCGGCATCGAGGGCGCCTGGAGCTATCCGCTGGCCCACACCACGCCGGAGCCTATCACCCTGCACCGCGCGCTGGCCGCTGCGGCAGAGGCGGGTGTCACCCATGCGGCGATGGAGGCGTCCTCGCACGGGCTGGATCAGCGCCGCCTGGACGGGGTGCAGCTGGCCGCCGCCGGGTTCACCAATTTCACCCAGGACCACCTCGACTATCATGAGACGTTTGAGGCCTATTTCGCCGCCAAGGCGGGCCTGTTCCGCCGGGTGCTGCCGGACGAAGGCGTCGCCGTCATCAACATGAACGACCCCCGCGGCGCCGAGATGCGCGCCGTGGCCGCCGCCCGCGGGCAGGAGGTGATCAGCGTGGGCCGGGGGCTGGGCGACCTCAGCCTGCTGGGCCTGCGCTACGACGGAACCGGCCAGGACATGCGCTTTGCCTGGCATGACAAGCCCTATCAGGTGCGCCTCAACCTCATCGGCGGCTTCCAGGCCGAAAACGTGCTGCTCGCCTGCGGACTGGCGATTGCCGGCGGCGAGGACCCGGAGCGGGTGTTCGAGACCCTGCCGCACCTGACCACCGTGCGCGGCCGGATGCAGCTGGCGGCGGAGCGCGACAATGGCTCTGCCGTGTTTGTCGACTACGCCCACACCCCCGACGCGGTGGCCAGCGCCATCAAGGCGCTGCGCCCGCATGTGCTGGGCCGTCTGATCGCCATCGTCGGCGCCGGCGGCGACCGCGACACCAGCAAGCGGCCCCTGATGGGGCAGGCGGCGCATGAGAACGCCGATGTGGTGATCGTCACCGACGACAACCCCCGCAGCGAGGATCCGGCGGCGATCCGCGCCGCAGTGAAGGGCGGCGCGCCGGGCTGTATCGAGATCGGCGACCGCGCCGAGGCGATCCTGCGCGGCGCCGACATGCTGGGGCCGGGCGATGCGCTGATCATCTGCGGCAAGGGGCATGAGACCGGCCAGACCGTGGGCGACACCGTGCTGCCCTTTAACGATGTGGAGCAGGCCAGCATTGCCGTGGCCGCGCTGGACGGGAGGATGGCATGA
- a CDS encoding UDP-N-acetylmuramoyl-tripeptide--D-alanyl-D-alanine ligase, translated as MTLWTANEAAAATGGRAQGDWAVSGLSIDTRTIAPGDMFVALKAARDGHDFVAQALEKGAGAALVSRVPEGVPADAPLLIVDDVQAGLEALGKASRARTDAKVVAVTGSVGKTSTKEMLARMLSDQGRTHAAVASYNNHWGVPLTLARMPRDTEYAVIEIGMNHPGEIAPLAIQARPHVAMVTTVAAVHLEAFDNVEGIAREKAAIMEGLEPGGAAVLNADIAEAHVLRDVASDLGVSARWFGESASDYTLRSAGIEGEETVARATANGREVELHIQSLGAHFAMNALGALACVEALGADPVKAAGSLALWSPVKGRGVREAIRLESGTITLLDDSYNANPTSMAAALAVLAATPGQGRRIAYAGDMKELGPQEVELHAGLADLDAVKGIDKIHCIGPLMRALHEALPEGKRGGWYQTSAEAVPGLASEIQGGDIVLAKGSLSMALAKIVDGIREMGHSGPNSENA; from the coding sequence ATGACGCTCTGGACCGCAAATGAGGCCGCCGCCGCCACCGGCGGGCGGGCGCAGGGGGACTGGGCTGTCTCCGGCCTGTCGATCGACACCCGGACCATCGCGCCCGGCGATATGTTTGTTGCCCTGAAGGCCGCACGCGACGGCCATGACTTCGTGGCGCAGGCGCTGGAAAAAGGCGCAGGCGCGGCGCTGGTCTCCCGTGTGCCTGAGGGCGTTCCAGCGGATGCGCCGCTGCTGATCGTGGACGATGTGCAGGCGGGGCTGGAGGCCTTGGGCAAGGCGTCGCGCGCCCGCACAGATGCCAAGGTCGTGGCCGTCACCGGCTCGGTCGGCAAAACCTCGACCAAGGAGATGCTGGCGCGGATGCTGTCGGATCAGGGCCGCACCCATGCTGCGGTCGCCAGCTACAACAACCACTGGGGCGTGCCGCTGACTTTGGCGCGGATGCCGCGCGATACCGAATATGCGGTGATCGAAATCGGCATGAACCACCCGGGCGAGATCGCGCCGCTGGCAATACAGGCGCGTCCGCATGTGGCGATGGTGACCACTGTCGCCGCGGTGCATCTGGAGGCGTTTGATAACGTCGAGGGCATCGCCCGCGAGAAAGCCGCGATCATGGAAGGGCTGGAGCCCGGCGGCGCCGCGGTGCTGAACGCCGATATCGCCGAAGCGCATGTGCTGCGCGATGTGGCCTCGGATCTGGGCGTCTCTGCCCGCTGGTTCGGCGAGAGCGCTTCGGACTACACCCTGCGCTCTGCCGGGATCGAAGGCGAGGAGACCGTCGCCCGCGCCACCGCAAACGGACGGGAAGTTGAGCTGCATATTCAATCGCTTGGCGCGCATTTTGCGATGAACGCCTTGGGCGCGCTGGCCTGTGTCGAGGCGCTGGGGGCCGATCCGGTCAAAGCAGCCGGAAGCCTCGCCCTGTGGTCCCCGGTCAAGGGCCGCGGCGTGCGCGAGGCGATCCGGCTGGAGAGCGGCACCATCACCCTGCTGGACGACAGCTACAACGCCAACCCGACCTCGATGGCGGCGGCGCTGGCGGTGCTGGCGGCCACGCCGGGGCAGGGCCGGCGGATCGCCTATGCGGGCGACATGAAGGAGCTTGGCCCGCAGGAAGTGGAACTGCACGCCGGGCTGGCGGATCTGGATGCGGTCAAAGGCATCGACAAGATTCACTGCATCGGGCCGCTGATGCGGGCGCTGCACGAGGCCCTGCCGGAAGGCAAGCGCGGCGGCTGGTATCAGACCAGCGCCGAAGCCGTGCCGGGGCTGGCCAGCGAAATCCAGGGCGGCGATATCGTGCTGGCCAAGGGCTCTTTGAGCATGGCGCTGGCCAAGATCGTTGACGGCATCCGCGAAATGGGTCACTCCGGCCCCAACTCAGAAAACGCGTAA
- the mraY gene encoding phospho-N-acetylmuramoyl-pentapeptide-transferase: MLYWLTALSDGGDFYNLFRYITFRAGGAFLTALIFGFLFGKPLINVLRKRQGKGQPIRNDGPEGHFSKAGTPTMGGLLIVGALLTATLMWARWDNPFVWLVLFVTMAYGLIGFADDYAKVSKQNTKGVPGKVRLLLGVLIAVTASLWAAAYHPEPLQNQLALPVFKDTLINLGIFYVPFSICVIVGAANAVNLTDGLDGLAIMPSMIAAGTLGVIAYAVGRVDFTEYLDVHYVPGTGEILIFTAALFGAGLGFLWYNAPPAAVFMGDTGSLALGGALGAIAVATKHELVLAIVGGLFVVEALSVIIQVLYFKRTGRRVFLMAPIHHHYEKKGWAEPTIVIRFWIISLILAMIGLATLKVR, translated from the coding sequence ATGCTCTATTGGCTGACCGCTTTGTCGGACGGGGGGGATTTTTACAACCTGTTCCGCTATATCACATTCCGCGCAGGCGGCGCCTTTTTGACCGCGCTGATCTTCGGCTTCCTGTTCGGCAAGCCGCTGATCAACGTGCTGCGCAAACGGCAGGGCAAGGGCCAGCCGATCCGCAACGACGGGCCGGAGGGGCATTTCAGCAAGGCGGGCACCCCGACCATGGGGGGCTTGCTGATCGTCGGAGCGCTGCTGACCGCAACCCTGATGTGGGCGCGCTGGGATAACCCCTTTGTCTGGCTGGTCCTGTTCGTGACCATGGCCTATGGCCTCATCGGTTTTGCCGACGATTACGCCAAGGTTTCCAAGCAGAACACCAAGGGCGTGCCGGGCAAGGTGCGGCTGCTTTTGGGGGTGCTGATCGCGGTGACCGCCTCGCTGTGGGCCGCGGCCTATCACCCGGAGCCGCTGCAGAACCAGCTGGCGCTGCCGGTGTTCAAGGACACGCTGATCAATCTCGGGATCTTTTATGTGCCGTTTTCGATCTGCGTGATCGTCGGCGCGGCCAATGCCGTGAACCTGACTGACGGCCTTGACGGTCTGGCAATCATGCCGTCGATGATTGCGGCCGGAACGCTGGGCGTGATTGCCTATGCGGTGGGGCGGGTCGACTTCACGGAATATCTGGACGTGCATTACGTGCCCGGAACGGGCGAGATCCTGATCTTCACCGCGGCGCTTTTCGGTGCGGGCCTTGGCTTTTTGTGGTACAACGCGCCGCCTGCGGCGGTGTTCATGGGCGACACCGGCTCGCTCGCCTTGGGCGGCGCACTGGGCGCGATTGCAGTCGCCACCAAGCACGAGCTGGTGCTGGCGATTGTCGGCGGCCTGTTCGTGGTCGAGGCGCTGTCGGTGATCATTCAGGTTCTGTACTTCAAGCGCACCGGGCGGCGGGTGTTCCTGATGGCGCCGATCCATCACCACTACGAAAAGAAGGGCTGGGCGGAGCCGACCATCGTGATCCGCTTCTGGATCATCTCGCTGATCCTGGCGATGATCGGCCTGGCAACGCTGAAGGTGCGGTAA
- a CDS encoding glutaminase, whose product MQNLLDRISAAMHGRTDRGAVASYIPELGQVDPDQFAIAVATADGKLFHAGDAQTRFSAQSITKVFTLAIALGRAGDQLWNRVGREPSGTAFNSIVQLEHERGRPRNPFVNAGAIVTTDELLAGREPKEALAEILGFIRAAAGDEDIHINKAVASSETRHGHRNFALANFLASFGNLKNTPEKTLGTYFHQCATELTTVQLAKAGRFLIGADKGPSLVSQGRVRRLNALMLTCGHYDGSGEFAYRVGLPAKSGVGGGILAIVPGKASVAVWSPGLDHNGNSKLGTEAMERLAREMDWSVF is encoded by the coding sequence ATGCAAAACTTGCTCGACCGGATCAGCGCAGCGATGCACGGCCGCACCGACCGCGGCGCGGTCGCCAGCTATATTCCCGAACTCGGCCAGGTCGACCCGGACCAGTTCGCCATCGCGGTCGCCACCGCCGATGGCAAGCTGTTTCACGCAGGCGATGCGCAAACCCGGTTTTCGGCGCAAAGCATCACCAAGGTGTTCACCCTCGCCATTGCGCTGGGGCGTGCAGGCGACCAGCTGTGGAACCGTGTCGGGCGCGAGCCTTCCGGCACCGCCTTCAACTCCATCGTCCAGCTGGAGCATGAGCGCGGCCGCCCCCGCAACCCGTTTGTCAATGCCGGCGCCATCGTCACCACGGATGAGCTGCTGGCGGGCCGCGAGCCGAAGGAGGCACTGGCGGAAATCCTCGGCTTCATCCGCGCTGCGGCCGGCGACGAGGACATCCACATCAACAAGGCGGTGGCCAGTTCGGAAACCCGCCACGGGCACCGCAACTTTGCCCTTGCCAACTTCCTGGCGTCCTTCGGCAACCTCAAGAACACGCCGGAAAAGACGCTCGGCACCTATTTCCACCAATGCGCCACCGAATTGACGACGGTGCAGCTGGCCAAGGCGGGACGCTTCCTGATCGGGGCGGACAAGGGGCCAAGCCTGGTGTCGCAGGGCCGGGTCCGGCGGCTGAACGCCTTGATGCTGACCTGCGGCCATTACGACGGGTCGGGCGAGTTCGCCTACCGCGTCGGCCTGCCCGCCAAAAGCGGTGTCGGCGGCGGCATTCTGGCGATCGTGCCGGGCAAGGCCAGTGTCGCGGTCTGGTCCCCGGGCCTGGACCACAACGGCAATTCCAAGCTCGGCACCGAAGCGATGGAGCGGCTGGCGCGGGAGATGGACTGGTCGGTGTTCTGA
- the murD gene encoding UDP-N-acetylmuramoyl-L-alanine--D-glutamate ligase yields the protein MIPVKGYEGAKLAVLGLGRSGLATARAVRAGGAEALCWDDNPAAREAAEAEGFTCRDLHKAGAFDDVAALITSPGIPHLYPKPNPVIRAALEAGVPVDNDIGLFFRSFADADWQMHDQPPRVVAVTGSNGKSTTVALLHHILQEAGRESQLAGNIGRGVLDIDPPGEGGVVVLELSSYQTELARALTPDVAVFTNLSPDHLDRHGGMGGYFAAKRRLFAEGGPDRAVIGIDEDEGLFLAGQLSEGASDDRVIRISAARKLTGPGWQVFARKGFLSEYRKGRQAASIDLREMTGLPGAHNHQNACAAYAAARTLGLAPRVIGDAMATFPGLPHRSQTIAEAAGVRYVNDSKATNLDSAVKALSAFKNIRWICGGLEKDGGLEALKGQTGNVQKAYVIGREAAGFALQLDVEAEVCTTMAAAVERAMADAQAGDTVLLAPAAASFDQYDNFEQRGEDFVAEVKKRLG from the coding sequence ATGATCCCGGTCAAAGGATATGAGGGCGCGAAACTGGCGGTTCTGGGGCTGGGACGGTCCGGCCTTGCCACCGCCCGCGCGGTGCGGGCAGGCGGGGCGGAGGCGCTGTGCTGGGATGACAACCCGGCTGCGCGGGAGGCGGCGGAGGCGGAAGGCTTCACCTGCCGCGACCTGCATAAGGCCGGTGCCTTTGACGATGTGGCAGCGCTGATCACCTCGCCCGGCATTCCGCATCTCTACCCGAAACCCAATCCGGTGATCCGCGCCGCGCTGGAGGCGGGCGTGCCGGTGGACAATGACATCGGGCTGTTCTTCCGCTCCTTCGCGGATGCCGACTGGCAGATGCACGACCAGCCGCCGCGGGTGGTGGCGGTCACCGGCTCCAACGGCAAATCGACCACGGTGGCGCTGCTGCACCATATCCTGCAGGAGGCGGGCCGCGAGAGCCAGCTGGCGGGCAACATCGGCCGCGGCGTCTTGGACATCGACCCGCCGGGCGAGGGCGGCGTGGTGGTCTTGGAGCTGTCGAGCTATCAGACCGAACTCGCGCGCGCGCTGACCCCGGATGTGGCGGTCTTCACCAACCTGTCGCCGGACCACCTGGACCGGCACGGCGGCATGGGCGGCTATTTCGCCGCCAAGCGGCGGCTGTTTGCCGAAGGCGGCCCGGACCGCGCCGTCATCGGCATCGACGAGGACGAGGGGCTGTTTCTGGCGGGCCAGCTGTCCGAGGGGGCCAGCGACGACCGGGTGATCCGCATTTCCGCCGCGCGCAAGCTGACGGGGCCGGGCTGGCAGGTCTTTGCCCGCAAGGGGTTCCTGAGCGAGTACCGCAAAGGGCGGCAGGCGGCCTCCATCGACCTGCGGGAGATGACCGGCCTGCCGGGCGCGCATAACCATCAGAATGCCTGCGCGGCCTATGCGGCGGCGCGCACGCTGGGCCTGGCGCCGCGGGTGATCGGGGATGCGATGGCGACCTTCCCGGGCTTGCCGCACCGCAGCCAGACCATCGCGGAGGCGGCGGGCGTGCGGTATGTGAATGACAGCAAGGCCACCAACCTCGACAGCGCGGTCAAAGCCTTGAGCGCCTTCAAGAACATCCGCTGGATCTGCGGCGGCTTGGAGAAGGACGGCGGGCTGGAGGCGCTGAAGGGGCAGACCGGCAATGTGCAAAAGGCCTATGTGATCGGCCGCGAGGCGGCGGGATTTGCCCTGCAGCTGGATGTGGAGGCCGAGGTCTGCACCACGATGGCGGCGGCGGTGGAGCGCGCGATGGCGGATGCGCAGGCGGGCGACACCGTGCTGCTGGCGCCGGCGGCGGCGAGTTTCGACCAGTACGACAATTTCGAGCAGCGCGGCGAGGATTTCGTCGCTGAAGTGAAGAAGCGGCTGGGGTGA
- a CDS encoding MarR family winged helix-turn-helix transcriptional regulator, with protein sequence MFFLKDLPSQQMVEAYAAPCGADPARITGALVMMRRASLLIRRLDSYFAAHGLSQLRFLVLIVIDREPQRQSLTPNEIAQRIDISKPVLSRTLHALEQDCLITLAASRTDGRSKEVFLTAEGRQRLLDILPGYFGILSEETAKPAPD encoded by the coding sequence GTGTTTTTCCTCAAGGACCTCCCGTCGCAGCAGATGGTCGAAGCCTACGCCGCCCCCTGCGGCGCGGACCCTGCGCGCATCACCGGCGCCCTGGTGATGATGCGGCGCGCCAGCCTTCTCATCCGCAGGCTCGACAGCTATTTTGCCGCCCATGGGCTGTCGCAGCTGCGGTTCCTGGTGCTGATCGTGATCGACCGGGAGCCGCAGCGCCAGTCGCTGACCCCGAATGAAATCGCGCAGCGGATAGATATCTCCAAGCCAGTGCTCAGCAGAACCTTGCACGCGCTGGAGCAGGACTGCCTGATAACGCTCGCTGCAAGCCGGACGGACGGGCGCTCCAAGGAGGTCTTTCTCACCGCAGAAGGCCGCCAGCGCCTGCTTGACATCCTGCCCGGTTACTTCGGCATCCTGTCAGAAGAGACGGCAAAGCCCGCCCCTGACTGA
- a CDS encoding putative quinol monooxygenase: MTAPFQLFAKITPKPEHQDAVRDSLLSILAQTRAEPGCLKFNLLEGRDESCFYLDEEWAGDGALAEHYAAPYIAPIFAKYEDWLAAPVEIHKMTPLA, translated from the coding sequence ATGACCGCCCCTTTTCAATTGTTCGCCAAGATCACGCCTAAGCCGGAACACCAGGACGCCGTCCGGGACAGCCTGCTCAGCATTCTCGCCCAGACACGCGCCGAGCCTGGCTGCCTCAAATTCAACCTGCTCGAAGGCCGTGATGAAAGCTGTTTTTACTTGGACGAGGAGTGGGCCGGCGACGGCGCGCTGGCAGAGCACTACGCCGCCCCCTACATCGCCCCGATCTTCGCCAAATACGAAGACTGGCTGGCGGCACCGGTTGAGATCCACAAGATGACGCCGCTGGCCTGA
- a CDS encoding NAD(P)/FAD-dependent oxidoreductase, with protein MRINTLILGAGAAGMMCARHSGGSTLIIDHAKAPGEKIRISGGGRCNFTNMYAEAKNYLSANPHFCKSALARYTQWNFIELVSRHGIAWHEKTLGQLFCDGSAKQIIAMLVQEMAQAGAELWLQTSVEAVAQTAEGYTVKLLREGKEQTVTCRNLVLATGGKSIPKMGATGLAYDLARQFGLEVTDTRAGLVPFTFPDGRFQPLAGVSLPARLSNHRTSFDEALLFTHRGLSGPSVLQLSSYWREGEEITANLIPETPLYDLLRSQRQAGGRRDLTTELSRHLPGKLVEFLAPQLGLKGRLADQSDAALAALCEALQNWRLLPAGTEGYRTAEVTLGGISTDGLSSKTMEAKAAPGLYAIGEAVDVTGWLGGYNFQWAWSSGHAAGSAIAAKG; from the coding sequence ATGCGGATAAACACCCTGATTCTCGGCGCCGGCGCAGCTGGCATGATGTGTGCGCGCCATTCCGGCGGCAGCACTCTGATCATCGACCACGCCAAGGCGCCGGGCGAAAAGATCCGCATCTCCGGCGGCGGCCGCTGCAATTTCACCAACATGTATGCGGAGGCGAAGAATTACCTGTCCGCCAATCCGCATTTCTGCAAGTCGGCGCTGGCCCGCTACACCCAGTGGAACTTCATCGAACTGGTCAGCCGCCACGGCATCGCCTGGCACGAGAAAACCCTGGGCCAGCTGTTCTGCGACGGCTCCGCCAAGCAGATCATCGCCATGCTGGTGCAGGAGATGGCGCAGGCGGGCGCGGAGCTTTGGCTGCAGACCTCGGTCGAAGCCGTGGCGCAGACCGCGGAGGGCTACACGGTTAAGCTGCTGCGCGAGGGCAAGGAACAGACCGTCACCTGCCGCAATCTGGTGCTGGCCACCGGCGGCAAATCGATTCCCAAGATGGGTGCCACAGGCCTCGCCTACGACCTCGCCCGCCAATTCGGGCTGGAGGTCACGGATACCCGCGCAGGCCTGGTGCCCTTCACCTTCCCGGACGGGCGCTTCCAGCCGCTGGCCGGCGTCTCCCTGCCTGCACGCCTCAGCAACCACCGCACGTCCTTTGACGAGGCGCTGCTGTTCACCCACCGCGGCCTCTCCGGCCCGTCGGTGCTGCAGCTCTCCTCCTACTGGCGCGAGGGGGAGGAGATCACGGCCAACCTGATCCCCGAGACGCCGCTTTACGACCTGCTGCGCAGCCAGCGCCAGGCCGGGGGCCGCCGCGATCTGACCACCGAGCTGTCCCGCCACCTGCCCGGTAAACTGGTGGAGTTCCTCGCGCCCCAGCTTGGCCTCAAGGGCCGCCTTGCGGACCAGTCCGATGCCGCGCTCGCCGCGCTGTGCGAGGCCTTGCAGAACTGGCGCCTGCTGCCCGCGGGCACCGAAGGGTACCGCACAGCCGAGGTCACTTTGGGCGGCATCAGCACCGACGGCCTCTCCTCCAAAACCATGGAGGCCAAAGCCGCCCCCGGCCTCTACGCCATTGGCGAGGCGGTGGACGTGACCGGCTGGCTCGGCGGCTATAACTTCCAATGGGCCTGGTCGTCCGGCCACGCCGCAGGCAGCGCCATCGCCGCCAAGGGTTGA